The following are encoded together in the Vibrio splendidus genome:
- a CDS encoding RrF2 family transcriptional regulator: protein MHITRYTDYSLRVLIYLAINNQSLSTIGDIANSYGISKNHLMKIVQQLNLKGHLIATRGKNGGLKLSCHPSQINIGTLVRELEDKRNLVECFGEDNSCVITPNCQLKTIFAEAQECFYKSLDAYSLQDLLGEGHSYKLGQLLAVEVI, encoded by the coding sequence ATGCATATCACACGTTACACTGATTATTCCCTACGAGTGCTGATCTATTTAGCGATCAACAACCAATCTCTTAGCACCATCGGCGACATTGCTAACAGTTATGGTATTTCTAAAAACCACTTAATGAAGATCGTTCAGCAACTCAACCTCAAAGGACATCTGATCGCCACAAGAGGAAAAAATGGTGGTTTGAAACTCAGTTGCCATCCAAGTCAGATCAATATAGGTACGTTAGTTCGAGAGTTAGAAGACAAACGTAACTTGGTTGAATGTTTTGGCGAGGATAATAGCTGTGTCATTACACCAAATTGCCAATTGAAAACTATCTTTGCTGAAGCTCAAGAGTGTTTTTACAAAAGCTTAGACGCTTATAGCTTGCAAGATCTCCTTGGAGAAGGGCACAGCTACAAGTTAGGGCAACTTTTGGCGGTTGAAGTTATTTAA
- the nhaC gene encoding Na+/H+ antiporter NhaC, producing the protein MKQSKTRLPNLLQVFIALGLFLSLAFSFTAKLDLPIQLALYIGWFIIMVLGIRLGHEYKDLEKAALKGISNGLGAVLILLAVGALVGTWISGGIVPTIIYYGLKAIHPSIFLLATMIICSLTALATGTSWGAAGTAGIAMMGIGQGLGVPAPITAGAVLSGCYFGDKMSPLSDSVILASSMSGVEVVEHIKGMLPVALISYIITGIMFTAFGFHYAGNVDMSQVDSVIKAMEVQFYITPYSFVPVLIVLGLLAFRMPSFPVISFGSLLGIIWAVMIQEIDFLTAFNTAWAPFSISSGVEFIDSILNRGGMSSMLGSVAVIVFGLGFGGLLDKVGVLETIAKVFERRVNSAGSLATSTIGTAFMGNVFGSAMYVSLILTPKICAKNYDRLGYKRKNLSRNAEFGGTLTSGMVPWSDNGIYMASILGVATLSYAPFMWLSFICIIVTIVTSYMGWFVDKCEPTAPAVETEEAAELTKQQA; encoded by the coding sequence ATGAAGCAGAGTAAAACTCGCCTACCGAACCTATTACAGGTATTCATCGCGTTAGGACTATTTCTATCCCTTGCTTTTTCCTTTACAGCAAAGCTTGACCTTCCAATTCAACTTGCCTTGTATATTGGTTGGTTCATTATCATGGTTCTTGGTATTCGTCTTGGCCACGAATACAAAGACTTAGAAAAAGCAGCACTCAAAGGAATATCCAATGGCTTAGGCGCGGTTTTAATACTTTTAGCCGTTGGCGCTCTTGTTGGTACTTGGATCTCAGGCGGGATCGTACCTACTATCATTTACTATGGTCTGAAAGCTATCCACCCTTCTATCTTCCTTTTAGCGACCATGATCATCTGTTCTCTAACCGCATTGGCGACCGGTACGTCTTGGGGTGCTGCGGGTACTGCAGGCATCGCGATGATGGGTATTGGCCAAGGCTTAGGTGTTCCAGCACCAATTACAGCGGGTGCGGTGCTATCAGGTTGTTACTTCGGTGACAAGATGTCTCCACTTTCTGATTCAGTGATTCTGGCTTCTTCAATGTCTGGTGTCGAAGTGGTTGAACACATCAAAGGCATGCTGCCTGTTGCGCTAATCAGCTACATTATTACTGGCATCATGTTTACTGCGTTTGGTTTCCACTACGCAGGTAATGTTGACATGAGCCAAGTAGATTCTGTCATCAAAGCTATGGAAGTTCAGTTCTACATCACGCCTTACTCATTCGTTCCAGTACTTATCGTGCTTGGCCTGTTGGCTTTCCGTATGCCTTCATTCCCAGTAATCAGCTTTGGTTCTCTGCTAGGTATTATCTGGGCGGTCATGATCCAAGAGATCGATTTCCTAACGGCATTCAATACTGCTTGGGCACCGTTCTCTATCTCATCTGGCGTAGAATTCATTGATTCTATTCTTAACCGTGGCGGCATGTCTTCAATGCTTGGTTCGGTTGCGGTTATCGTATTTGGTCTAGGTTTTGGTGGCTTACTGGATAAAGTGGGCGTACTAGAGACAATTGCTAAAGTGTTCGAGCGCCGTGTAAACAGCGCAGGTTCTCTAGCAACCAGCACCATTGGTACGGCTTTCATGGGTAACGTGTTCGGTTCTGCGATGTACGTATCGTTAATCCTTACGCCAAAAATCTGTGCAAAGAACTACGACCGCTTGGGCTACAAACGTAAGAACCTATCTCGTAATGCTGAGTTTGGCGGCACGTTAACGTCAGGCATGGTTCCTTGGAGTGATAACGGTATCTACATGGCGAGTATTCTAGGCGTTGCAACGTTATCTTACGCACCGTTCATGTGGCTAAGCTTCATCTGTATCATCGTGACTATCGTGACCTCTTACATGGGGTGGTTCGTTGATAAGTGTGAACCAACAGCACCAGCCGTTGAAACTGAAGAAGCGGCAGAGCTTACTAAGCAGCAAGCATAA
- a CDS encoding Hpt domain-containing protein codes for MEQSVAKPKRFKKPATFLVVLMALWLLPSLALLNLSRSYTNSLAQIEELGIRVNELRQSLYFSEPLRVSRINELALDAQLVYSIRLQIESDFQHALFRPDVNQLLYVADQFLEKFDEFIPIESQVQDIVDNIKILRADKELSPKLKPLLNEFGVVVFEAMYSDNQSSSATYRAFDSILEKSYSLKTEEQDALQQLLADASALLSDYAQLNYLVDKIKKNSVNEQIIKLEAEFHDRQFNLLLVMLGLSLVTMITLVLWGVRSRKLIQQADKELSPEPVTDSSKENASSAVKQPSDDSSVLEITPPSKHPDLQPQEGVNVTSQKIVQQNTEETPVAEKHIASVTDSKPAIDIEDMLETLDGDAESVELLLGVFVQDHADDYTKFKSLLTKDETSAARIVHSLKGVAGSIKASRLAIIAATIEMTMKQSRAISEHDLEELEAAIKASIDAAFEYLDKQR; via the coding sequence ATGGAACAATCAGTAGCAAAGCCCAAACGCTTTAAAAAACCGGCCACTTTCTTGGTTGTGCTCATGGCTCTGTGGCTACTTCCTTCATTGGCTCTCCTTAATCTAAGCCGTTCCTACACCAATTCTCTTGCTCAAATTGAAGAACTCGGCATTCGCGTCAATGAATTGAGGCAATCGCTTTATTTCTCTGAGCCGCTGCGAGTCTCTCGTATCAATGAGTTAGCACTTGATGCTCAGTTGGTTTATTCGATCCGACTGCAGATTGAATCTGATTTTCAACACGCCTTGTTTCGCCCTGATGTGAATCAACTGCTTTATGTAGCCGATCAGTTCCTAGAAAAGTTTGATGAGTTCATCCCGATAGAAAGCCAGGTTCAAGACATTGTTGACAATATTAAGATACTGCGCGCTGATAAAGAGCTTTCCCCTAAACTAAAACCGCTACTCAATGAATTCGGCGTTGTTGTCTTTGAAGCGATGTATTCTGACAATCAAAGCTCGTCAGCGACTTATCGTGCGTTTGATTCCATTCTAGAAAAATCATATTCATTAAAAACTGAAGAGCAAGACGCACTGCAACAGTTATTGGCTGATGCCTCAGCGTTGTTGAGTGATTACGCTCAGCTCAATTATTTAGTCGATAAAATCAAGAAAAACTCGGTGAACGAACAGATCATTAAACTTGAAGCTGAGTTCCATGACCGTCAGTTTAACCTATTGCTAGTGATGCTAGGTTTAAGCTTGGTAACGATGATCACATTAGTGTTGTGGGGTGTTAGATCGAGAAAATTGATTCAACAAGCAGACAAAGAACTGAGCCCTGAACCAGTTACCGATTCAAGTAAGGAAAATGCTTCCTCTGCGGTGAAGCAACCAAGTGATGACTCTTCCGTATTGGAGATTACGCCACCGAGTAAACATCCCGACCTTCAACCTCAAGAGGGCGTTAACGTAACAAGCCAGAAAATTGTTCAGCAGAACACTGAGGAAACTCCAGTGGCAGAGAAACACATCGCAAGTGTCACTGATTCGAAGCCTGCGATTGATATTGAAGACATGCTAGAAACGCTTGATGGTGATGCTGAGTCTGTCGAATTGCTACTTGGTGTTTTTGTACAAGATCACGCTGATGATTACACGAAGTTCAAATCTCTTCTCACTAAAGATGAAACCTCTGCTGCTCGTATTGTACATAGCTTAAAAGGTGTGGCTGGCAGTATCAAAGCATCTCGATTAGCGATCATTGCAGCAACCATTGAAATGACAATGAAACAGTCGAGAGCGATCAGTGAACACGATTTAGAAGAACTAGAGGCGGCAATAAAAGCCTCTATAGATGCTGCGTTTGAATATTTAGATAAGCAGCGTTAA
- the asd gene encoding aspartate-semialdehyde dehydrogenase produces MRVGLVGWRGMVGSVLMQRMVEEKDFDLIEPVYYSTSQIGIPAPVLGGKDAGLLQDAFDIDSLKQLDAVITCQGGDYTSKVYPALRQAGWKGYWIDAASTLRMDADSIITLDPVNLAQIQQGIHNGTNTFVGGNCTVSLMLMALGGLYEKGMVEWMSAMTYQAASGAGAKNMRELISQMGVINDSVSSELANPSSSILDIDKKVADTIRSSSFPTDQFGAPLAGSLIPWIDVKRENGQSKEEWKAGVEANKILGLDGQPIPIDGTCVRIGAMRCHAQALTIKLKQDVPMDEIEEIIATHNDWVKVVPNDRDITAQELTPAKVTGTMSVPVGRLRKMSMGNDFLNAFTVGDQLLWGAAEPLRRTLRIILAEKA; encoded by the coding sequence ATGAGAGTAGGTCTAGTTGGTTGGCGCGGTATGGTTGGTTCTGTACTAATGCAACGTATGGTTGAAGAGAAAGACTTCGACTTGATTGAGCCTGTTTATTACAGCACATCTCAGATTGGTATTCCTGCCCCTGTTCTAGGTGGTAAAGATGCGGGTCTACTTCAAGACGCTTTTGATATTGATAGCCTAAAACAGCTTGATGCTGTGATTACCTGTCAAGGCGGCGATTACACATCAAAAGTATACCCAGCATTGCGTCAAGCAGGATGGAAAGGTTACTGGATTGATGCGGCTTCTACCTTACGTATGGACGCTGATTCAATCATCACTCTTGATCCTGTTAACTTGGCTCAAATCCAGCAAGGCATTCACAACGGCACCAACACGTTCGTTGGTGGTAACTGTACTGTGAGCTTAATGCTTATGGCTTTGGGTGGCCTTTACGAGAAAGGTATGGTCGAGTGGATGAGTGCCATGACTTACCAAGCGGCTTCTGGTGCAGGTGCTAAGAACATGCGTGAACTGATCTCACAAATGGGTGTGATCAACGATAGCGTAAGTTCAGAACTAGCAAACCCTTCAAGTTCCATCCTTGATATTGATAAAAAAGTCGCTGATACCATTCGTTCATCTTCATTCCCAACAGACCAATTTGGTGCTCCGCTTGCGGGCTCACTAATCCCTTGGATTGATGTGAAGCGTGAAAATGGTCAAAGCAAAGAAGAATGGAAAGCAGGTGTTGAAGCGAACAAGATTCTTGGCCTAGATGGTCAGCCAATCCCGATTGATGGTACTTGTGTACGAATCGGTGCAATGCGTTGTCATGCTCAAGCACTAACAATCAAGCTTAAGCAAGACGTGCCAATGGACGAGATCGAAGAGATCATCGCGACGCACAATGATTGGGTTAAAGTGGTTCCTAATGACCGTGACATCACGGCACAGGAGCTAACACCAGCGAAAGTAACAGGCACTATGTCTGTACCAGTAGGTCGTCTGCGTAAGATGTCTATGGGTAACGACTTCCTGAACGCGTTCACTGTCGGTGACCAATTACTTTGGGGTGCTGCAGAACCACTACGTCGTACTTTGCGCATTATCCTTGCTGAGAAAGCGTAA
- the yejK gene encoding nucleoid-associated protein YejK produces MSLHLSNVILHQLSKNDQDELIVNYRAESLENDASSESLVAELHRVFNSKAGKGFGSFKSDSEFQQSLHEFRAGEQSFYDFSQKSALRLKDELSKYPFADEGTLVLAEYQSLATDYLFIGLLPSNQSLKVTEGLDISATDYLDISKMDIVARLDLSTYDTDKESNRYLTYIKGRVGRKVADFFLDFLQAEVGLDAKQQNQVLMQAVEDFVSDSKLEKEEAISYKKQVADYCNEQLKAGDEVQVRELSGELPASTDGTSFFDYTSEQGYELEDSFPADRATMRKLTKFVGAGGGLNVSFDSLLLGERIFYDPETDTLTIKGTPPNLRDQLTRNKS; encoded by the coding sequence ATGAGCCTTCACCTTTCCAACGTAATTTTACACCAGCTGAGCAAGAACGATCAGGATGAGCTGATTGTTAACTATCGTGCTGAATCTCTAGAGAACGATGCTTCATCTGAAAGCCTAGTTGCTGAACTTCACCGTGTTTTTAATTCAAAAGCAGGCAAAGGGTTTGGTTCTTTCAAATCCGACAGCGAATTCCAGCAGTCGTTGCATGAATTTCGAGCGGGAGAGCAAAGTTTCTATGATTTCTCTCAAAAAAGTGCGCTACGTCTAAAAGATGAGTTATCGAAGTACCCATTTGCTGACGAAGGCACTTTGGTACTCGCTGAATACCAATCACTGGCGACAGACTACCTTTTCATTGGTTTACTGCCTTCGAACCAAAGTTTGAAAGTGACTGAAGGGCTAGACATCAGTGCGACTGATTACCTTGATATCTCAAAGATGGATATTGTGGCGCGCCTTGATCTTTCAACATACGACACAGACAAAGAGTCAAACCGTTACTTAACTTACATTAAAGGACGTGTTGGCCGTAAAGTCGCGGATTTCTTCTTAGATTTCTTACAAGCTGAAGTCGGTTTGGATGCGAAACAGCAAAACCAAGTACTGATGCAAGCGGTAGAAGATTTCGTTTCAGACTCTAAGTTAGAAAAAGAAGAAGCGATCAGCTATAAAAAGCAGGTTGCGGATTACTGTAACGAACAGCTAAAAGCGGGCGATGAAGTTCAAGTTCGTGAACTTTCTGGAGAACTGCCAGCAAGCACAGATGGTACAAGCTTCTTTGACTATACTAGTGAGCAAGGCTACGAGTTAGAAGACAGTTTCCCTGCTGATCGCGCAACTATGCGTAAACTAACAAAATTTGTTGGTGCTGGTGGCGGTTTGAATGTTAGTTTTGATAGTCTGCTTCTAGGCGAACGTATCTTTTACGATCCGGAGACAGACACGCTAACGATTAAAGGCACTCCACCGAACTTACGTGACCAACTGACTCGCAATAAGTCATAG
- a CDS encoding NnrS family protein codes for MKDLNQNPNNGVSMTAFFELAFRPFFLFASLFSIAALVGWAAFWNGSATLNVYGGAMWWHIHEMLFGFAATVVVGFLLTAVQNWTGVRSINGRGLMILLAIWLCARIAMFLPEVLSPWLVAGLDLLFLPIAVIYLAHNIVSVKLWRNLLFVPILLLMTFANAAMHYGVLFQQPVLISQASTSMVLLVTLVMCIMGGRVFPMFTANGTQTPRTPALPWLEKLSIVSTIFAVVLSFQILPVPQDLVAFVFIVSGLANAVRAVRWKIWVAFKTPLVWSLHLSYWAISLGLVLYGVSIISSLVTQSQAIHALTVGGMGVMILSMISRVSLGHTGRTIAIGKIMTAALIAIVFAFIVRVFGGYFTHDIVSIITLSSALWVAAYSCFVVLYLPILIKPKA; via the coding sequence ATGAAAGATTTAAATCAAAACCCCAATAATGGCGTTTCAATGACGGCATTTTTCGAACTCGCGTTTCGACCATTTTTTTTGTTTGCATCACTTTTTAGTATTGCAGCGTTAGTCGGGTGGGCCGCGTTTTGGAATGGCAGCGCAACCTTAAATGTTTATGGCGGTGCAATGTGGTGGCATATTCATGAAATGTTGTTTGGCTTTGCAGCCACTGTCGTGGTTGGTTTTTTACTGACGGCCGTACAAAATTGGACGGGTGTCCGCAGCATTAACGGACGCGGGTTAATGATACTTCTGGCTATCTGGTTGTGTGCAAGAATAGCCATGTTCCTGCCTGAAGTTCTAAGCCCTTGGCTGGTGGCTGGACTCGATTTACTGTTTTTACCTATCGCTGTAATTTATCTTGCTCACAATATTGTCAGTGTGAAGCTTTGGCGAAACCTGTTGTTCGTCCCCATTTTATTGCTAATGACTTTTGCCAATGCCGCAATGCACTATGGCGTTTTATTTCAGCAGCCAGTCTTAATTTCACAAGCTAGCACAAGCATGGTGCTGTTGGTGACCCTAGTCATGTGCATTATGGGTGGCCGAGTTTTTCCTATGTTTACCGCTAATGGCACACAGACACCACGAACCCCTGCATTACCATGGCTTGAAAAGCTGAGCATCGTGAGCACGATTTTCGCCGTTGTGTTGAGCTTTCAGATACTTCCAGTTCCACAAGATCTCGTTGCTTTCGTGTTTATTGTCAGTGGCTTGGCAAATGCGGTTAGGGCGGTAAGGTGGAAAATATGGGTTGCTTTTAAGACTCCTCTTGTGTGGTCTCTACACTTAAGCTACTGGGCCATTTCGTTAGGGTTGGTTTTGTATGGCGTTTCGATCATTTCGTCATTGGTCACACAATCACAAGCGATTCATGCATTAACCGTTGGTGGAATGGGAGTGATGATCTTATCAATGATCTCACGTGTGTCTTTAGGGCATACAGGCCGAACTATTGCGATTGGTAAAATAATGACTGCGGCGTTAATCGCCATTGTTTTTGCCTTTATTGTTCGAGTGTTTGGTGGATACTTTACCCATGATATTGTCTCTATCATCACCTTATCCAGCGCTCTGTGGGTCGCTGCATACAGTTGTTTCGTTGTGTTGTACTTACCAATTTTAATAAAACCAAAAGCTTAA
- a CDS encoding DUF3413 domain-containing protein, protein MVDSANSYSDRVSRLVGWGHWFAFFNIIAAMLIGTRYITQSAWPETLLGQFYLAASWVGHFGFLVFALYLLVLFPLTFILPSRKLLRLVAVCFATIGLTVLLIDTQTYQNINLHLTPVVWEVLFSGEESAFTSDLQHLFIVMPLIFLLQLGLSEWVWRKQRKLSHKHIGRPITAVFFLCFISSHLTYMWADAYFYNPITSQKANFPLSYPMTAKSFMEKHGLLDREEYLQRLEANKENVNLVSYPLEKIQYNRRSDDLNILMVSVNNLRSDALNATAMPNSYAYSQQSINFTNHYSSSNDMFGIFGLFYGLPSSYASSIEAQGSSAVLLDVLDNHNYKFAAFSGDNFDDALYSEIIFRGRDVMPEQATYDDKSAIQAWSNWIQSPQAKRPWFNFIELTTLDNFSSYDSSSESDSTLTTAERFAADYQKSAQAADAQLATIYAELERLELTDNTVVIITSNHGSEFNETKTNSWGANSNYSRYQLQVPLFISWPGKSASEYTHRSSHLDVSVTLMQELLGVSSNPTDFSSGRSLFNERKRKWILAGDSRELALVTDQQTTVLDKFGNYKLYDQNYKRLKNVSPRLPVLMQGLTELQRFYTKND, encoded by the coding sequence ATGGTAGACAGCGCAAACTCATATAGCGATCGCGTATCTCGACTTGTTGGTTGGGGTCACTGGTTTGCATTTTTCAACATCATTGCTGCGATGTTGATTGGTACTCGTTATATTACTCAATCTGCTTGGCCAGAAACCCTACTGGGTCAATTTTATTTGGCTGCATCTTGGGTTGGTCATTTCGGGTTTTTAGTATTCGCGCTTTATCTACTAGTGCTGTTTCCGCTCACTTTTATTCTTCCGTCGAGGAAGTTATTACGTTTGGTTGCCGTTTGCTTTGCAACCATAGGTTTAACTGTCCTACTGATTGATACCCAAACGTATCAAAATATAAACCTCCACCTGACACCTGTCGTGTGGGAGGTTTTATTCAGTGGAGAGGAGTCTGCATTCACATCTGATTTGCAACACCTCTTCATTGTTATGCCACTTATCTTCTTATTGCAGCTAGGTCTGTCTGAGTGGGTTTGGCGTAAGCAACGTAAACTGTCTCATAAACACATTGGCCGTCCGATTACTGCCGTCTTCTTCTTGTGTTTCATCAGCAGCCACTTGACCTACATGTGGGCTGATGCATATTTCTACAACCCAATTACTAGCCAGAAAGCGAACTTCCCACTGTCATACCCAATGACAGCGAAAAGCTTTATGGAAAAACATGGCCTATTAGACCGTGAAGAGTATCTACAGCGTTTAGAAGCCAACAAAGAGAACGTAAACTTAGTTAGCTACCCGCTCGAAAAAATTCAATACAACCGCCGCAGTGATGATCTTAATATCCTGATGGTGAGTGTAAACAACCTTCGCTCTGATGCACTTAATGCCACAGCGATGCCAAACAGCTACGCATACTCACAACAATCGATCAACTTCACCAATCACTACAGTTCAAGTAACGACATGTTTGGTATCTTCGGTTTGTTCTATGGCCTTCCAAGCAGCTATGCAAGCAGCATCGAAGCTCAGGGTTCAAGTGCAGTACTGTTGGACGTTTTAGATAATCACAATTATAAGTTTGCGGCTTTCAGTGGCGACAACTTTGACGATGCACTTTACTCGGAAATCATCTTCCGAGGCCGTGATGTTATGCCAGAGCAAGCAACTTATGATGACAAAAGCGCGATACAAGCTTGGTCTAACTGGATTCAATCACCACAAGCTAAACGTCCTTGGTTTAACTTCATTGAGCTGACCACGCTGGATAACTTCTCTAGCTACGATTCAAGTTCAGAGTCAGACTCAACGTTAACGACAGCAGAACGTTTTGCTGCAGACTATCAAAAGTCTGCTCAAGCAGCCGATGCTCAGCTAGCAACAATCTACGCTGAACTGGAACGCTTAGAGCTAACCGACAACACGGTGGTTATCATTACCTCTAATCACGGTAGCGAGTTTAACGAAACTAAGACCAACAGCTGGGGCGCAAACTCCAACTACAGTCGTTATCAGTTACAAGTGCCACTATTTATCAGCTGGCCTGGTAAGTCTGCTTCTGAATATACTCACCGTTCTAGTCATTTAGACGTGTCCGTAACATTGATGCAAGAGCTATTGGGCGTATCTTCAAACCCAACAGATTTCAGTAGCGGTCGCAGCCTGTTTAATGAGCGTAAAAGAAAGTGGATTCTCGCGGGTGACTCACGTGAACTTGCCCTTGTTACCGACCAGCAAACCACTGTGTTAGATAAATTTGGTAACTATAAATTGTACGATCAGAATTACAAACGTCTGAAAAACGTAAGCCCTCGCTTACCGGTATTAATGCAAGGCCTAACAGAGCTGCAGCGTTTCTACACAAAAAATGACTAA
- a CDS encoding YejL family protein, translated as MPIISKYTDDQVEKILAEVGAVLTKHKASPELSLMIAGNIATNVLNQNVAASQRKGIAEKFAEALISSLEDKKSH; from the coding sequence ATGCCGATTATATCTAAATACACAGATGATCAAGTTGAAAAAATCCTAGCTGAAGTAGGTGCTGTACTCACTAAGCACAAAGCTTCACCAGAACTTTCACTGATGATCGCTGGAAATATCGCAACCAATGTCTTAAATCAGAATGTTGCTGCTTCACAACGCAAAGGAATTGCTGAAAAATTTGCCGAAGCTTTAATCTCTTCTCTTGAAGATAAAAAGTCTCACTAA